From a region of the Micropterus dolomieu isolate WLL.071019.BEF.003 ecotype Adirondacks linkage group LG21, ASM2129224v1, whole genome shotgun sequence genome:
- the LOC123960243 gene encoding uncharacterized protein LOC123960243, which yields MNPLMINSTNSVSTTKRKREAERSVNWTVEETQVLLCAWSDERIQKNLAENLRNRHVFKHLSTRMSEMGFSRSPHQCRLRVKTLKANYVRAKLQRSVDITQPCTFKYFAEMDAVLGRRHGGGEGGPCFVSPERMAERPLDSGDRTGSIPSDLNSSTEISGHHFGSLERTGRQCLSSLEERGGRQSWQFDSEVKLEEREEDSTDEFEFSNTGFSQRLRDRQQEVYLESPIHREISGTLVENSLSIPSPHVVPPPPAPPPPLTQSRASPVPAPPDPSPSTIPTSGHHRPVSTCLEPDVTRLSECFQQLVSETRCLLVQLESQRQEQARWHQELLVQWLQREERRQKETAEREERREKARMEHEIRVLELITCLAREHRCKCGGSQTVAEATTSPNHTTNKDGK from the exons ATGAATCCTCTGATGATCAACTCGACCAACTCCGTTTCAACGACCAAAA GAAAACGAGAAGCTGAGCGCTCAGTTAACTGGACAGTGGAGGAAACTCAGGTGCTGCTGTGCGCCTGGAGTGATGAGCGCATCCAGAAGAATTTGGCAGAAAACCTTCGCAACCGCCATGTCTTCAAACACCTCTCAACCCGCATGAGTGAAATGGGTTTCTCTCGGAGTCCACACCAGTGCCGGCTTCGGGTCAAAACTCTGAAGGCTAACTATGTGAGAGCCAAACTACAGAGGAGCGTTGACATCACGCAGCCTTGCACCTTTAAATACTTTGCTGAGATGGATGCTGTGTTGGGCCGGAGACAtgggggaggagaaggagggccCTGTTTTGTTTCTCCAGAACGGATGGCAGAGCGTCCCCTTGACTCTGGTGACAGGACTGGAAGTATCCCCTCAGATTTAAATTCTAGTACAGAGATTAGTGGACACCATTTTGGTTCCTTGGAGAGGACAGGAAGACAATGTTTGAGCTctttagaggagagaggaggccGTCAGTCTTGGCAGTTCGACTCTGAAGTCAAgttggaggagagagaagaagattCAACAGATGAGTTTGAGTTCAGCAATACAGGATTCTCACAGCgtctgagagacagacagcaggaagtTTATTTGGAATCACCCATCCATCGGGAAATTAGTG GTACACTAGTGGAAAACAGCTTGAGCATTCCTTCCCCACATGTAGTACCTCCTccacctgctcctcctcctcctcttaccCAATCCAGGGCCTCGCCTGTCCCTGCACCCCCAGATCCAAGCCCCAGCACCATCCCCACCTCTGGTCACCATCGCCCTGTGTCCACCTGCCTGGAACCCGACGTCACGCGCCTGTCGGAGTGCTTCCAGCAGCTGGTGTCGGAGACCCGTTGCTTGCTGGTGCAGCTGGAGAGTCAGCGGCAGGAGCAGGCTCGCTGGCATCAGGAGCTCTTGGTCCAATGGCTGCAGAGGGAGGAGCGCCGGCAGAAGGAGACTGctgagagggaggaaaggagggagaaaGCTCGCATGGAGCATGAGATCAGAGTCCTGGAGCTCATCACATGTCTAGCCAGAGAACACAGGTGTAAATGTGGAGGCAGCCAGACTGTAGCAGAGGCAACTACTAGTCCAAATCATACCACGAACAAAGATGGGAAGTAG